Proteins encoded together in one Schumannella luteola window:
- a CDS encoding SDR family oxidoreductase, which translates to MKIDGTVALVTGANRGIGRRLAEQLRERGAAVWAAARRPETIDLEGVRPLRLDITDAEQVVAAAAEAGDVQLLINNAGIATRQDLIAGDLDLVRLEMETHYFGTLSMARAFAPVLAANGGGAIANVLSALSWFSTPGAGAYAPAKAAEWALTAGIRLELAAQGTQVTGIHLGAADTDIMAGYEGPMVDPAEVARIALDGIERGDIEVLVDEWSHHVKGAVTDPVEFYAEQLAQLRG; encoded by the coding sequence ATGAAGATCGACGGAACCGTCGCCCTCGTCACCGGCGCGAACCGCGGCATCGGCCGCCGGCTCGCCGAGCAGCTGCGGGAGCGCGGCGCCGCGGTGTGGGCGGCCGCGCGCCGCCCCGAGACGATCGACCTCGAGGGCGTGCGCCCGCTGCGCCTCGACATCACCGATGCCGAGCAGGTCGTCGCCGCGGCGGCCGAGGCCGGCGACGTGCAGCTGCTGATCAACAACGCCGGGATCGCGACCCGACAGGACCTGATCGCCGGCGACCTCGACCTGGTGCGGCTCGAGATGGAGACCCACTACTTCGGCACGCTGAGCATGGCGCGCGCCTTCGCTCCCGTGCTCGCCGCGAACGGCGGCGGCGCGATCGCGAACGTGCTCTCGGCGCTGTCGTGGTTCAGCACCCCGGGCGCCGGCGCCTACGCGCCCGCGAAGGCGGCCGAGTGGGCGCTCACCGCCGGCATCCGCCTCGAGCTGGCCGCGCAGGGCACACAGGTCACCGGCATCCACCTGGGTGCCGCCGACACCGACATCATGGCCGGCTACGAAGGGCCGATGGTCGACCCGGCGGAGGTCGCCCGCATCGCCCTCGACGGCATCGAGAGAGGCGACATCGAGGTGCTCGTCGACGAGTGGAGCCACCACGTCAAGGGCGCGGTGACCGACCCGGTCGAGTTCTACGCCGAGCAGCTCGCCCAGCTGCGCGGCTGA
- the otsB gene encoding trehalose-phosphatase produces MSTGETVREPDRAATGRASAHPHPLPDPLAGALRELAHQRRLLIALDFDGTLAPEVDDPEKARALPEARAAVLRLNALPNTRVAMVSGRALGSLIHVTDLPDDVLLVGSHGIELRLDNPDDALALNDQEQEDVEVLHEVLGEVADSLDDVWLEPKPAGFALHTRLASDRASRVAHLVALTETAAELDNLTVRHGKNVLEFSVRSTTKGEAVEHLRRYVKADAVFYAGDDVTDEDAFAALEAHDLGLKSGSGDTVAAHRVDGPAEVAAALAALATFREGDVHEQ; encoded by the coding sequence ATGAGCACAGGGGAGACGGTGCGCGAGCCGGACCGCGCAGCGACCGGGCGCGCGTCGGCGCATCCGCACCCGCTTCCCGACCCGCTCGCCGGGGCGCTGCGCGAGCTCGCGCACCAGCGCCGCCTGCTCATCGCGCTCGACTTCGACGGCACCCTCGCGCCCGAGGTCGACGACCCCGAGAAGGCGCGGGCGCTGCCTGAAGCGCGGGCGGCGGTGCTGCGGCTCAACGCCCTGCCGAACACGCGCGTGGCGATGGTCAGCGGGCGGGCGCTCGGCAGCCTCATCCACGTCACCGATCTTCCCGACGACGTGCTGCTGGTCGGCTCGCACGGCATCGAGCTGCGACTCGACAACCCCGACGACGCCCTCGCTCTCAACGATCAGGAGCAGGAGGACGTCGAGGTGCTGCACGAGGTGCTCGGCGAGGTCGCCGACTCGCTCGACGACGTCTGGCTCGAGCCGAAGCCGGCCGGCTTCGCCCTGCACACGCGTCTCGCCTCCGACCGCGCCTCGCGTGTGGCCCACCTGGTGGCGCTGACCGAGACCGCGGCCGAGCTCGACAACCTCACGGTGCGGCACGGCAAGAACGTGCTCGAGTTCTCGGTGCGCTCGACGACGAAGGGCGAGGCGGTCGAGCACCTGCGGCGCTACGTGAAGGCGGATGCGGTGTTCTACGCCGGCGACGACGTCACCGACGAAGACGCCTTCGCCGCTCTCGAGGCACACGACCTGGGCCTCAAGAGCGGCAGCGGCGACACGGTCGCGGCGCACCGCGTCGACGGCCCCGCGGAGGTCGCGGCGGCGCTGGCGGCGCTGGCGACCTTCCGCGAGGGCGACGTGCACGAGCAGTAG
- a CDS encoding MerR family transcriptional regulator, which produces MRIGDLSAATGASVRSLRYYEEQGLIAPDRTPGGQREFDALDPARVAFIQQLFAAGMTSSSIRELLPCTHSGRTTRAQRARLRADRDRIAEQIDRLVQARDRLDHVIELAEERAYDSASDPDRASDPEPGRPDGGWWGSGLVGCDTDLAAIPVSGERAEAGKASTAVAAPAGTETAPALSPS; this is translated from the coding sequence ATGCGCATCGGCGATCTCTCCGCGGCGACCGGCGCGAGCGTGCGCTCGCTGCGCTACTACGAGGAGCAGGGGCTCATCGCCCCCGACCGCACCCCGGGTGGCCAGCGCGAGTTCGACGCGCTCGATCCGGCGCGGGTCGCGTTCATCCAGCAGCTGTTCGCGGCCGGCATGACCAGCTCGAGCATCCGCGAGCTGCTGCCGTGCACGCACTCGGGCCGCACCACGCGGGCCCAGCGCGCGCGGCTCCGCGCCGACCGCGACCGCATCGCCGAGCAGATCGACCGCCTCGTGCAGGCGCGCGACCGACTGGATCACGTCATCGAGCTGGCCGAGGAGCGCGCTTACGACTCAGCATCCGACCCCGACCGCGCCTCCGATCCCGAGCCGGGTCGGCCCGACGGCGGCTGGTGGGGATCCGGTCTGGTCGGATGCGACACCGACCTCGCCGCGATCCCGGTGTCGGGAGAGAGAGCGGAAGCGGGAAAGGCTTCGACTGCGGTCGCCGCGCCCGCCGGGACGGAGACGGCCCCGGCTCTCAGCCCTTCGTGA
- the otsA gene encoding alpha,alpha-trehalose-phosphate synthase (UDP-forming), with the protein MPDDRSHLVVVSNRLPVDRTVGPDGEPTWSQSPGGLVTALEPVMRSAGGAWVGWGGQPDLGLEPFEHDGIRIIPIDLSESDIERYYEGFSNDTLWPLYHDVIAPPSYHRLWWDSYLSVNRRFADAAIAAAAPDATVWVQDYQLQLVPRMLREARPDLTIGFFNHIPFPAYGIYSQLPWRTQIIEGLLGADVIGFQRVADAGNFTRAVRRLLPYSTKGSIVNVPDGDGARQVLAKAFPISIDTAGFEELAQRPEVRARAEQIRHDLGNPRKIMLGVDRLDYTKGIRHRVKAFGELLADGRIEVGDVALVQVASPSRERVETYRQLRDEVELTVGRINGDYGTISHQPISYLHHGFPREEMAALYLAADVMLVTALRDGMNLVAKEYVAARSGDLDGVLVLSEFAGAADELRTAVLINPHDIAGLKDAIRGALDMPREERRRRMRAMRKRVRENDVEHWSATFLDALRRVRRGDDLSALSASGSRRSAGQAPGPDTAPPGHEASGAHAASGAHRGSGHDEAAPPRVDPGASAIGAPR; encoded by the coding sequence GTGCCTGACGACAGATCCCATCTCGTCGTCGTGTCGAATCGCCTCCCCGTCGACCGCACGGTCGGACCCGACGGGGAACCTACCTGGTCGCAGTCGCCCGGCGGCCTGGTCACCGCGCTCGAGCCCGTCATGCGCTCGGCCGGCGGTGCCTGGGTCGGCTGGGGCGGTCAGCCCGATCTCGGTCTCGAGCCCTTCGAACACGACGGCATCCGCATCATCCCGATCGACCTCAGCGAGTCCGACATCGAGAGGTACTACGAGGGCTTCAGCAACGACACCCTCTGGCCGCTGTACCACGACGTCATCGCGCCGCCGAGCTACCACCGCCTGTGGTGGGACAGCTACCTCAGCGTCAACCGGCGCTTCGCGGATGCGGCCATCGCCGCCGCCGCGCCCGACGCGACGGTCTGGGTGCAGGACTACCAGCTGCAGCTCGTGCCGCGCATGCTGCGCGAGGCCCGGCCCGATCTGACGATCGGCTTCTTCAACCACATCCCCTTCCCCGCCTACGGCATCTACTCGCAGCTGCCGTGGCGCACGCAGATCATCGAGGGTCTGCTCGGCGCGGATGTGATCGGCTTCCAGCGCGTCGCCGACGCCGGCAACTTCACCCGCGCGGTGCGGCGCCTGCTGCCCTACTCGACGAAGGGCTCGATCGTGAACGTGCCCGACGGCGACGGCGCGCGTCAGGTGCTCGCGAAGGCGTTCCCGATCTCGATCGACACCGCCGGCTTCGAGGAGCTCGCTCAGAGACCCGAGGTGCGGGCGCGGGCGGAGCAGATCCGCCACGACCTCGGCAACCCGCGCAAGATCATGCTCGGCGTCGACCGGCTCGACTACACGAAGGGCATCCGGCACCGGGTGAAGGCCTTCGGCGAGCTGCTGGCCGACGGCCGCATCGAGGTCGGCGACGTCGCGCTCGTGCAGGTCGCCAGCCCCAGCCGTGAGCGCGTGGAGACCTACCGGCAGCTGCGCGACGAGGTCGAGCTGACCGTCGGACGCATCAACGGCGACTACGGCACCATCAGCCACCAGCCGATCAGCTACCTGCACCACGGCTTCCCGCGGGAGGAGATGGCGGCGCTCTATCTGGCCGCCGACGTCATGCTCGTCACGGCCCTGCGCGACGGGATGAACCTCGTCGCCAAGGAGTACGTCGCCGCCCGCAGCGGCGACCTCGACGGGGTGCTCGTGCTGAGCGAGTTCGCCGGCGCCGCCGACGAGCTGCGCACGGCCGTGCTGATCAACCCGCACGACATCGCCGGGCTCAAGGACGCCATCCGCGGCGCCCTCGACATGCCCCGCGAGGAACGGCGGCGGCGGATGCGCGCCATGCGCAAGCGGGTGCGCGAGAACGACGTCGAGCACTGGTCGGCGACGTTCCTCGACGCGCTGCGTCGCGTGCGGCGGGGTGACGACCTGTCGGCGCTCTCCGCGTCGGGCAGCCGCCGCTCGGCCGGGCAGGCACCCGGACCGGACACCGCGCCGCCCGGCCACGAGGCCTCCGGTGCGCACGCGGCGTCGGGAGCGCACCGCGGCTCCGGTCATGACGAGGCCGCGCCCCCGCGGGTCGACCCGGGAGCCTCCGCGATCGGAGCCCCGCGATGA